One Melospiza melodia melodia isolate bMelMel2 chromosome 29, bMelMel2.pri, whole genome shotgun sequence DNA segment encodes these proteins:
- the BCL9L gene encoding B-cell CLL/lymphoma 9-like protein isoform X1 — translation MHPDNKLPSHGKAGSSSALAQHHNVSQAPTCNLGSKGVGAGSHGSKATQISPGNSGLKNSQNTVPNFSSLKGKVKRERSISVDSGEQREASTPSQDTESKGEVAPRSKRRCVLERKQPYSGDEWCSGPDSEEDDKPISSAHSCNVADPAMSTAPQLGPGSNPLPNLSESSASGVPHGAAPALRAEASGGGGGGTGKQPSQFVYVFTTQLANTAAEAVLQGRADSILAYHQQNVPRAKLDQAPPAPKVLGVAEPLPINPPAANTPQSQPLAPQASQPQPQPPPPQPPAPPPQAISQTPLPASSSLPQEGTSEDGRRDLTPNSLGNNSSNNQPGSNHPNTPTASASTMQPGQVDSSATPSSSLLGEGPGMPGNGQAGLGPRNTMNSEGLSKEQLEHRERSLQTLRDIERLLLRSGEAEPFLKSSQNAGEGGTAPQPQAAPAQPPAPPATIKKYEEPLQSMISQTQSLGGPSLEHEVPHHPGADMGQQMNMMMQRLNQDSLTPEQVAWRKLQEEYYEEKRRKEEQISIHGRPMQEIMIPQSMGSMMMRGPPPPYHSKPGEQWPPGMGSQLRGPIDVQDPLQLRGGPPFPGPRFPGNQMQRVSGFGGMQNMPLDALGPMNAMQRPVRPSMGWSDDMSPMGGPGNFPQGTLPYPPGQGDPERFMNPRAREEILRHQLMEKRPVAMQRPVGISNNSMSQGMEMERMMQAHRQMDPSMFAGQITSETLSSAPMGMDFAGTRGMLSPPMSQSGLRDMDTPMGPGNLNMNMNVNMNMNMNLNVQMTPQQQMMMSQKMRGPEMMTHQGMNPEELARVRAQNGNGSAILTGPQKMMIPSQFPNQGQQGFSTAQGSYPNLPQEMGSGSDMFSPEQGTMPVGSISGTTRLSHIPLPPVSNPTPTPGGNLANMHPAPSRGLGRRPSDLTININQMNSPSMGHLKSPTLSQVHSPLVTSPSASLKSPQTPSQMISMPPSNQSGPLKSPQVISSLNVRSPTGSPSRLKSPSMAVSSPGWVPSPKATMPSPGVNQSKQTLNMNSSASIGALEQGSLPSGPRSSSSAPASNTSSTINPNMPFTSSPDPSPSQNPLSLMMSQMSKYAMPSSTPLYHNAIKTIATSDDELLPDRPMLPPGSMSGVTGNQPNQLHLNSVGPGSAQSPMGMNLPGQQPLSHEPPPTSVMSSPNPLGSNIPMHPSGPGAGVPPQNPMMLPPGPQDSLNQQCGPVPNSSQMIPSNQLVFPRMQQPHNAMPSPAGGMPMAPSAGGGPGMQQHYPPGMPLPPEDLPSQQPGQMPPQQHMMGKNIPPRIGDPYPPVLPGVASVLNDPELSEVIRPTPTGIPEFDLSRIIPSEKPSSTLQYFPKSDSQAPKSQPSNLHLMNLQNMMAEQPPVRPGMNAPSLPGQQGVQRGLSMPLCHPGQVPMLGRTGIPPQQGMMGNSMHQGMMSPQQSLMAQQNFMLMQAKQRSMSVSGEMYAQTGHMMSPQGSLMGPPPQQNLMVTHQMRQRSVSLDSQMSYIPGPGNMANLPF, via the exons GTGAGCCAAGCACCCACCTGCAACTTGGGCTCAAAGGGTGTGGGGGCAGGCAGCCATGGCAGCAAGGCCACTCAGATTTCCCCTGGCAACTCTGGACTGAAAAACAGCCAGAACACTGTCCCAAACTTCAGCTCCTTGAAGGGCAAGGTGAAGCGGGAACGAAGCATCTCGGTGGACTCCGGAGAACAGCGAGAAGCCAGCACCCCATCACAGGACACAGAATCAAAAG GTGAGGTGGCTCCCCGCAGTAAGCGACGGTGTGTGCTGGAAAGGAAGCAGCCATACAGTGGCGATGAATGGTGCTCTGGGCCGGACAGCGAGGAAGACGACAAACCCATCAGCAGTGCACACA GCTGTAATGTAGCAGATCCTGCGATGTCCACGGCCCCACAGCTTGGCCCAGGGTCCAACCCGCTGCCTAACCTGAGCGAGAGCAGCGCTTCCGGCGTGCCCCATGGTGCTGCCCCTGCCTTGCGGGCAGAGGCTTCAGGAGGCGGAGGCGGCGGAACAGGGAAGCAGCCTTCACAGTTTGTTTACGTCTTTACAACGCAGCTTGCTAACAC agctgcagaAGCTGTCCTGCAGGGCCGAGCTGACTCCATTCTGGCCTACCATCAACAGAATGTCCCGCGGGCAAAGCTAGACCAG GCACCACCTGCTCCTAAAGTGCTGGGCGTTGCTGAGCCACTTCCAATTAACCCTCCTGCTGCCAATACTCcacagtcccagccactggctcCTCAAGCAAGTCAACCgcagccacagcctcccccaCCACAGCCTCCAGCCCCACCACCTCAGGCCATCAGTCAAACACCTTTGCCTGCATCCAGCAGCCTGCCTCAGGAAGGGACAAGTGAAGATGGCCGGAGAGATCTGACTCCCAACTCTTTGGGGAACAATAGCAGCAACAACCAGCCTGGAAGTAACCATCCAAATACGCCCACTGCATCTGCCAGCACCATGCAGCCTGGGCAAGTGGACTCCTCTGCCACACCCAGCTCCAGCctccttggagagggcccagggATGCCGGGGAATGGGCAGGCAGGCCTGGGCCCCAGGAACACCATGAACTCAGAAGGGCTCTcaaaggagcagctggagcaccgAGAGCGTTCTCTGCAGACCCTGAGAGACATTGAGCGTCTGCTGCTGCGCAGCGGGGAGGCCGAGCCCTTCCTCAAATCCAGCCAAAATGCAGGTGAGGGGGGCACTGCCCCTCAGCCAcaggctgcccctgcccagccccccgCGCCCCCTGCCACCATCAAGAAGTATGAAGAGCCTCTGCAGTCCATGATCTCCCAGACCCAGAGCCTTGGTGGGCCCAGCCTGGAACATGAGGTGCCTCACCACCCTGGCGCTGACATGGGCCAGCAGATGAACATGATGATGCAGCGGCTGAACCAGGACAGCCTGACACCAGAGCAAGTGGCCTGGAGGAAGTTGCAGGAAGAGTACTATGAGGAAAAGCGACGGAAAGAGGAGCAGATCAGCATCCATGGCCGGCCCATGCAGGAGATCATGATCCCTCAGTCGATGGGGAGCATGATGATGCGTGGGCCTCCACCACCCTACCACAGCAAGCCTGGAGAGCAGTGGCCACCAGGGATGGGCAGCCAGCTGCGGGGACCCATAGATGTGCAGGACCCTCTGCAGCTGCGGGGAGGGCCACCCTTCCCTGGCCCACGGTTCCCTGGGAATCAAATGCAGAGAGTCTCTGGCTTTGGAGGGATGCAGAACATGCCCTTGGATGCTCTTGGGCCCATGAATGCCATGCAGAGGCCAGTCAGGCCCAGCATGGGATGGAGCGATGATATGTCTCCTATGGGAGGCCCTGGGAACTTTCCACAAGGCACCTTGCCCTACCCACCAGGGCAAGGAGACCCAGAAAGGTTTATGAATCCCCGTGCAAGAGAGGAGATTCTGCGGCATCAGCTCATGGAGAAACGCCCAGTGGCAATGCAGAGGCCTGTGGGGATATCCAACAACTCCATGAGCCAGGGCATGGAAATGGAGAGGATGATGCAGGCTCACAGGCAGATGGATCCATCCATGTTTGCTGGACAGATAACGAGTGAGACCCTGAGCAGTGCCCCAATGGGAATGGATTTTGCAGGCACTCGGGGGATGCTGAGCCCTCCTATGAGTCAGTCAGGCCTTCGGGACATGGACACACCCATGGGCCCTGGCAACCTCAACATGAACATGAATGTCAATATGAACATGAACATGAACCTCAATGTCCagatgaccccacagcagcagatgatgATGTCCCAGAAGATGAGGGGCCCTGAAATGATGACCCACCAGGGCATGAACCCTGAGGAGCTGGCCAGGGTTAGGGCTCAGAATGGCAATGGCAGTGCAATACTAACGGGACCCCAGAAAATGATGattccctcacagttccccaaccAAGGACAGCAAGGCTTCTCGACAGCACAAGGGTCTTATCCCAACCTGCCCCAGGAGATGGGCAGTGGCTCAGACATGTttagccctgagcagggcaccaTGCCTGTTGGGAGCATCAGTGGCACCACCAGACTCAGCCACATTCCTCTGCCTCCAGTCTCCAATCCCACTCCCACACCAGGGGGAAACCTGGCCAACATGCACCCAGCACCTTCCCGGGGGCTGGGCCGCCGGCCCTCTGACCTCACCATCAACATCAACCAGATGAATTCCCCCAGTATGGGTCACCTCAAGTCTCCCACACTTAGCCAGGTGCATTCGCCACTGGTCACCTCCCCATCTGCCAGTCTCAAGTCCCCACAGACACCCTCGCAGATGATCAGCATGCCACCTTCAAACCAGTCTGGACCCCTCAAGTCCCCCCAGGTGATTTCTTCCCTCAACGTCCGGTCTCCAACTGGCTCACCAAGCCGCCTGAAGTCCCCTTCTATGGCTGTTTCTTCCCCTGGTTGGGTGCCATCTCCCAAAGCCACCATGCCCAGCCCAGGAGTCAACCAGAGCAAGCAGACTCTCAACATGAACTCATCTGCTTCCATCGGAGCTCTGGAGCAGG GTTCTCTCCCTTCTGGGCCTCGGAGCAGCTCTTCTGCACCAGCCAGCAACACCTCTAGCACCATCAATCCAAACATGCCTTTTACTTCCTCTCCAGATCCATCCCCTTCCCAGAACCCCCTCTCACTGATGATGTCCCAGATGTCCAAGTATGCCATGCCCAGCTCCACACCACTGTACCACAATGCCATCAAAACCATCGCCACCTCTGATGATGAGCTGCTGCCAGACAGGCCTATGCTCCCACCTGGAAGTATGTCAG GCGTGACGGGGAATCAGCCAAATCAACTGCACTTGAACTCTGTGGGGCCTGGATCCGCTCAGAGCCCCATGGGAATGAACCTACCTGGTCAGCAGCCCCTTTCCCACGAACCACCCCCCACCTCTGTGATGTCCTCCCCAAACCCTCTGGGCTCCAACATTCCTATGCATCCAAGTGGGCCAGGGGCGGGCGTGCCCCCCCAGAACCCCATGATGCTGCCCCCGGGTCCCCAGGATTCATTGAACCAGCAGTGTGGCCCTGTGCCCAACAGTTCACAGATGATTCCTTCCAACCAGCTCGTGTTCCCCCGCATGCAGCAGCCCCACAATGCCATGCCATCTCCTGCCGGAGGCATGCCCATGGCCCCCAGTGCAGGAGGTGGCCCTGGGATGCAGCAGCATTACCCGCCAGGGATGCCCTTGCCACCTGAGGACCTTCCCTCCCAGCAGCCTGGCCAGATGCCCCCTCAGCAGCACATGATGGGCAAGAACATCCCTCCTCGGATTGGTGATCCCTACCCGCCCGTGCTTCCTGGGGTGGCGTCGGTGCTGAACGACCCCGAGCTCAGCGAGGTCATCCGCCCCACGCCCACGGGGATCCCGGAGTTTGACCTGTCCAGGATCATCCCATCAGAGAAGCCAAGCAGCACCTTGCAGTATTTCCCCAAGAGCGACAGCCAGGCACCCAAATCTCAGCCTTCCAACCTCCACCTCATGAACCTGCAGAACATGATGGCTGAGCAGCCCCCCGTGCGTCCAGGTATGAATGCTCCCAgcctccccgggcagcagggCGTGCAGAGGGGACTCAGCATGCCCTTGTGCCATCCTGGACAAGTGCCCATGCTGGGCAGGACAGGCATACCGCCCCAGCAAGGCATGATGGGCAATAGCATGCACCAGGGCATGATGTCTCCGCAGCAGAGCCTGATGGCCCAGCAGAATTTCATGCTGATGCAGGCCAAGCAGAGAAGCATGTCTGTGTCAGGGGAGATGTATGCTCAGACAGGACATATGATGTCACCTCAGGGCTCTCTCATGGGCCCCCCGCCTCAGCAGAACCTCATGGTCACACACCAGATGAGGCAGAGGAGTGTCTCCCTGGACAGCCAGATGAGTTATATCCCTGGGCCTGGGAACATGGCGAACTTGCCTTTTTAA
- the BCL9L gene encoding B-cell CLL/lymphoma 9-like protein isoform X2 has translation MHPDNKLPSHGKAGSSSALAQHHNVSQAPTCNLGSKGVGAGSHGSKATQISPGNSGLKNSQNTVPNFSSLKGKVKRERSISVDSGEQREASTPSQDTESKGEVAPRSKRRCVLERKQPYSGDEWCSGPDSEEDDKPISSAHSCNVADPAMSTAPQLGPGSNPLPNLSESSASGVPHGAAPALRAEASGGGGGGTGKQPSQFVYVFTTQLANTAAEAVLQGRADSILAYHQQNVPRAKLDQAPPAPKVLGVAEPLPINPPAANTPQSQPLAPQASQPQPQPPPPQPPAPPPQAISQTPLPASSSLPQEGTSEDGRRDLTPNSLGNNSSNNQPGSNHPNTPTASASTMQPGQVDSSATPSSSLLGEGPGMPGNGQAGLGPRNTMNSEGLSKEQLEHRERSLQTLRDIERLLLRSGEAEPFLKSSQNAGEGGTAPQPQAAPAQPPAPPATIKKYEEPLQSMISQTQSLGGPSLEHEVPHHPGADMGQQMNMMMQRLNQDSLTPEQVAWRKLQEEYYEEKRRKEEQISIHGRPMQEIMIPQSMGSMMMRGPPPPYHSKPGEQWPPGMGSQLRGPIDVQDPLQLRGGPPFPGPRFPGNQMQRVSGFGGMQNMPLDALGPMNAMQRPVRPSMGWSDDMSPMGGPGNFPQGTLPYPPGQGDPERFMNPRAREEILRHQLMEKRPVAMQRPVGISNNSMSQGMEMERMMQAHRQMDPSMFAGQITSETLSSAPMGMDFAGTRGMLSPPMSQSGLRDMDTPMGPGNLNMNMNVNMNMNMNLNVQMTPQQQMMMSQKMRGPEMMTHQGMNPEELARVRAQNGNGSAILTGPQKMMIPSQFPNQGQQGFSTAQGSYPNLPQEMGSGSDMFSPEQGTMPVGSISGTTRLSHIPLPPVSNPTPTPGGNLANMHPAPSRGLGRRPSDLTININQMNSPSMGHLKSPTLSQVHSPLVTSPSASLKSPQTPSQMISMPPSNQSGPLKSPQVISSLNVRSPTGSPSRLKSPSMAVSSPGWVPSPKATMPSPGVNQSKQTLNMNSSASIGALEQGSLPSGPRSSSSAPASNTSSTINPNMPFTSSPDPSPSQNPLSLMMSQMSKYAMPSSTPLYHNAIKTIATSDDELLPDRPMLPPGSVTGNQPNQLHLNSVGPGSAQSPMGMNLPGQQPLSHEPPPTSVMSSPNPLGSNIPMHPSGPGAGVPPQNPMMLPPGPQDSLNQQCGPVPNSSQMIPSNQLVFPRMQQPHNAMPSPAGGMPMAPSAGGGPGMQQHYPPGMPLPPEDLPSQQPGQMPPQQHMMGKNIPPRIGDPYPPVLPGVASVLNDPELSEVIRPTPTGIPEFDLSRIIPSEKPSSTLQYFPKSDSQAPKSQPSNLHLMNLQNMMAEQPPVRPGMNAPSLPGQQGVQRGLSMPLCHPGQVPMLGRTGIPPQQGMMGNSMHQGMMSPQQSLMAQQNFMLMQAKQRSMSVSGEMYAQTGHMMSPQGSLMGPPPQQNLMVTHQMRQRSVSLDSQMSYIPGPGNMANLPF, from the exons GTGAGCCAAGCACCCACCTGCAACTTGGGCTCAAAGGGTGTGGGGGCAGGCAGCCATGGCAGCAAGGCCACTCAGATTTCCCCTGGCAACTCTGGACTGAAAAACAGCCAGAACACTGTCCCAAACTTCAGCTCCTTGAAGGGCAAGGTGAAGCGGGAACGAAGCATCTCGGTGGACTCCGGAGAACAGCGAGAAGCCAGCACCCCATCACAGGACACAGAATCAAAAG GTGAGGTGGCTCCCCGCAGTAAGCGACGGTGTGTGCTGGAAAGGAAGCAGCCATACAGTGGCGATGAATGGTGCTCTGGGCCGGACAGCGAGGAAGACGACAAACCCATCAGCAGTGCACACA GCTGTAATGTAGCAGATCCTGCGATGTCCACGGCCCCACAGCTTGGCCCAGGGTCCAACCCGCTGCCTAACCTGAGCGAGAGCAGCGCTTCCGGCGTGCCCCATGGTGCTGCCCCTGCCTTGCGGGCAGAGGCTTCAGGAGGCGGAGGCGGCGGAACAGGGAAGCAGCCTTCACAGTTTGTTTACGTCTTTACAACGCAGCTTGCTAACAC agctgcagaAGCTGTCCTGCAGGGCCGAGCTGACTCCATTCTGGCCTACCATCAACAGAATGTCCCGCGGGCAAAGCTAGACCAG GCACCACCTGCTCCTAAAGTGCTGGGCGTTGCTGAGCCACTTCCAATTAACCCTCCTGCTGCCAATACTCcacagtcccagccactggctcCTCAAGCAAGTCAACCgcagccacagcctcccccaCCACAGCCTCCAGCCCCACCACCTCAGGCCATCAGTCAAACACCTTTGCCTGCATCCAGCAGCCTGCCTCAGGAAGGGACAAGTGAAGATGGCCGGAGAGATCTGACTCCCAACTCTTTGGGGAACAATAGCAGCAACAACCAGCCTGGAAGTAACCATCCAAATACGCCCACTGCATCTGCCAGCACCATGCAGCCTGGGCAAGTGGACTCCTCTGCCACACCCAGCTCCAGCctccttggagagggcccagggATGCCGGGGAATGGGCAGGCAGGCCTGGGCCCCAGGAACACCATGAACTCAGAAGGGCTCTcaaaggagcagctggagcaccgAGAGCGTTCTCTGCAGACCCTGAGAGACATTGAGCGTCTGCTGCTGCGCAGCGGGGAGGCCGAGCCCTTCCTCAAATCCAGCCAAAATGCAGGTGAGGGGGGCACTGCCCCTCAGCCAcaggctgcccctgcccagccccccgCGCCCCCTGCCACCATCAAGAAGTATGAAGAGCCTCTGCAGTCCATGATCTCCCAGACCCAGAGCCTTGGTGGGCCCAGCCTGGAACATGAGGTGCCTCACCACCCTGGCGCTGACATGGGCCAGCAGATGAACATGATGATGCAGCGGCTGAACCAGGACAGCCTGACACCAGAGCAAGTGGCCTGGAGGAAGTTGCAGGAAGAGTACTATGAGGAAAAGCGACGGAAAGAGGAGCAGATCAGCATCCATGGCCGGCCCATGCAGGAGATCATGATCCCTCAGTCGATGGGGAGCATGATGATGCGTGGGCCTCCACCACCCTACCACAGCAAGCCTGGAGAGCAGTGGCCACCAGGGATGGGCAGCCAGCTGCGGGGACCCATAGATGTGCAGGACCCTCTGCAGCTGCGGGGAGGGCCACCCTTCCCTGGCCCACGGTTCCCTGGGAATCAAATGCAGAGAGTCTCTGGCTTTGGAGGGATGCAGAACATGCCCTTGGATGCTCTTGGGCCCATGAATGCCATGCAGAGGCCAGTCAGGCCCAGCATGGGATGGAGCGATGATATGTCTCCTATGGGAGGCCCTGGGAACTTTCCACAAGGCACCTTGCCCTACCCACCAGGGCAAGGAGACCCAGAAAGGTTTATGAATCCCCGTGCAAGAGAGGAGATTCTGCGGCATCAGCTCATGGAGAAACGCCCAGTGGCAATGCAGAGGCCTGTGGGGATATCCAACAACTCCATGAGCCAGGGCATGGAAATGGAGAGGATGATGCAGGCTCACAGGCAGATGGATCCATCCATGTTTGCTGGACAGATAACGAGTGAGACCCTGAGCAGTGCCCCAATGGGAATGGATTTTGCAGGCACTCGGGGGATGCTGAGCCCTCCTATGAGTCAGTCAGGCCTTCGGGACATGGACACACCCATGGGCCCTGGCAACCTCAACATGAACATGAATGTCAATATGAACATGAACATGAACCTCAATGTCCagatgaccccacagcagcagatgatgATGTCCCAGAAGATGAGGGGCCCTGAAATGATGACCCACCAGGGCATGAACCCTGAGGAGCTGGCCAGGGTTAGGGCTCAGAATGGCAATGGCAGTGCAATACTAACGGGACCCCAGAAAATGATGattccctcacagttccccaaccAAGGACAGCAAGGCTTCTCGACAGCACAAGGGTCTTATCCCAACCTGCCCCAGGAGATGGGCAGTGGCTCAGACATGTttagccctgagcagggcaccaTGCCTGTTGGGAGCATCAGTGGCACCACCAGACTCAGCCACATTCCTCTGCCTCCAGTCTCCAATCCCACTCCCACACCAGGGGGAAACCTGGCCAACATGCACCCAGCACCTTCCCGGGGGCTGGGCCGCCGGCCCTCTGACCTCACCATCAACATCAACCAGATGAATTCCCCCAGTATGGGTCACCTCAAGTCTCCCACACTTAGCCAGGTGCATTCGCCACTGGTCACCTCCCCATCTGCCAGTCTCAAGTCCCCACAGACACCCTCGCAGATGATCAGCATGCCACCTTCAAACCAGTCTGGACCCCTCAAGTCCCCCCAGGTGATTTCTTCCCTCAACGTCCGGTCTCCAACTGGCTCACCAAGCCGCCTGAAGTCCCCTTCTATGGCTGTTTCTTCCCCTGGTTGGGTGCCATCTCCCAAAGCCACCATGCCCAGCCCAGGAGTCAACCAGAGCAAGCAGACTCTCAACATGAACTCATCTGCTTCCATCGGAGCTCTGGAGCAGG GTTCTCTCCCTTCTGGGCCTCGGAGCAGCTCTTCTGCACCAGCCAGCAACACCTCTAGCACCATCAATCCAAACATGCCTTTTACTTCCTCTCCAGATCCATCCCCTTCCCAGAACCCCCTCTCACTGATGATGTCCCAGATGTCCAAGTATGCCATGCCCAGCTCCACACCACTGTACCACAATGCCATCAAAACCATCGCCACCTCTGATGATGAGCTGCTGCCAGACAGGCCTATGCTCCCACCTGGAA GCGTGACGGGGAATCAGCCAAATCAACTGCACTTGAACTCTGTGGGGCCTGGATCCGCTCAGAGCCCCATGGGAATGAACCTACCTGGTCAGCAGCCCCTTTCCCACGAACCACCCCCCACCTCTGTGATGTCCTCCCCAAACCCTCTGGGCTCCAACATTCCTATGCATCCAAGTGGGCCAGGGGCGGGCGTGCCCCCCCAGAACCCCATGATGCTGCCCCCGGGTCCCCAGGATTCATTGAACCAGCAGTGTGGCCCTGTGCCCAACAGTTCACAGATGATTCCTTCCAACCAGCTCGTGTTCCCCCGCATGCAGCAGCCCCACAATGCCATGCCATCTCCTGCCGGAGGCATGCCCATGGCCCCCAGTGCAGGAGGTGGCCCTGGGATGCAGCAGCATTACCCGCCAGGGATGCCCTTGCCACCTGAGGACCTTCCCTCCCAGCAGCCTGGCCAGATGCCCCCTCAGCAGCACATGATGGGCAAGAACATCCCTCCTCGGATTGGTGATCCCTACCCGCCCGTGCTTCCTGGGGTGGCGTCGGTGCTGAACGACCCCGAGCTCAGCGAGGTCATCCGCCCCACGCCCACGGGGATCCCGGAGTTTGACCTGTCCAGGATCATCCCATCAGAGAAGCCAAGCAGCACCTTGCAGTATTTCCCCAAGAGCGACAGCCAGGCACCCAAATCTCAGCCTTCCAACCTCCACCTCATGAACCTGCAGAACATGATGGCTGAGCAGCCCCCCGTGCGTCCAGGTATGAATGCTCCCAgcctccccgggcagcagggCGTGCAGAGGGGACTCAGCATGCCCTTGTGCCATCCTGGACAAGTGCCCATGCTGGGCAGGACAGGCATACCGCCCCAGCAAGGCATGATGGGCAATAGCATGCACCAGGGCATGATGTCTCCGCAGCAGAGCCTGATGGCCCAGCAGAATTTCATGCTGATGCAGGCCAAGCAGAGAAGCATGTCTGTGTCAGGGGAGATGTATGCTCAGACAGGACATATGATGTCACCTCAGGGCTCTCTCATGGGCCCCCCGCCTCAGCAGAACCTCATGGTCACACACCAGATGAGGCAGAGGAGTGTCTCCCTGGACAGCCAGATGAGTTATATCCCTGGGCCTGGGAACATGGCGAACTTGCCTTTTTAA